A DNA window from Streptomyces bacillaris contains the following coding sequences:
- the betT gene encoding choline BCCT transporter BetT, with product MSAVGGKVPEPGTDEPRAELDAEGAGSLKPFVFFGSATLILAISIWAIVTPSGAEKVIGVVVDRISGWFGWYYFLAATLYLVFVVFIGVSKYGTIKLGPKHYKPDYGLFAWAAMLFAAGIGIDLMFFSVAGPVSHYLVPPEADPESLEAARQAVVWTLFHYGITGWAMYALMGMALGYFSFRHKLPLAIRSAIYPIIGRRIHGRIGDAVDLAAIIGTVFGISVSLGIGVVQLNYGLKVLFGVPEGLPAQIGLIAVAVVMATVSAAAGVDKGIRRLSQLNVLLAVLLMLYILIVGEPFRLLNALVQNVGDYLSGFPSMTLNTFAYDQPTEWLDAWTLFFWAWWIAWAPFVGLFLARISRGRTLRQFVAATLIIPFLFTGLFLAVFGNSALFVVRDGNSAFGETALNSPEQAFYGLLDQYPGAMFSAGLATFVGLLLYVTSADSGALVMGNLSSHLPTPVTDARTWLRVFWAVTTGMLTLAMLLVGGVQALTDATIIMGLPFSFVMFLIMAGLYLALRSERMREEALITTLPGSLSGRTTQQGPSGARNWRHRLSRAMSFPGRRAAARFVEDVCRPAFQEVAKELREQGAEAEILSGTDEENGLPHVGLAVPIGPKDQFVYRVWPVERPTPGFATRSVSTHDSYVRFEVQLAEGNQGYDVMGYTREQLIGDTLDQYERHLEFLRLHHEATVGSAFPDHRPDAPDADQPE from the coding sequence ATGTCGGCTGTAGGAGGCAAGGTCCCCGAGCCTGGCACGGATGAGCCGCGGGCAGAGCTCGATGCGGAAGGGGCAGGCTCGCTCAAGCCGTTTGTCTTCTTCGGGTCCGCGACGCTCATCCTGGCCATCTCGATCTGGGCGATCGTCACCCCCTCCGGCGCCGAGAAGGTCATCGGCGTAGTGGTCGACAGGATCTCCGGTTGGTTCGGTTGGTACTACTTCCTCGCCGCGACCCTGTATCTGGTGTTCGTCGTCTTCATCGGGGTGTCGAAGTACGGCACGATCAAGCTCGGTCCCAAGCACTACAAGCCTGACTACGGGCTCTTCGCCTGGGCCGCGATGCTGTTCGCGGCGGGCATCGGCATCGACTTGATGTTCTTCTCCGTCGCCGGCCCGGTGAGCCACTACCTGGTGCCACCGGAAGCGGACCCCGAGTCGCTGGAGGCGGCCCGGCAAGCCGTGGTGTGGACACTGTTCCACTACGGCATCACCGGCTGGGCCATGTACGCGCTGATGGGTATGGCGCTCGGCTACTTCTCCTTCCGTCACAAGTTGCCCCTCGCCATCCGCTCCGCGATCTACCCGATCATCGGCCGTCGGATCCACGGAAGGATCGGTGACGCCGTCGACCTGGCGGCCATCATCGGTACGGTCTTCGGAATCTCCGTATCTCTCGGCATCGGCGTGGTGCAGCTGAACTACGGGCTCAAGGTCCTCTTCGGAGTTCCGGAGGGCCTGCCCGCACAGATCGGGCTCATTGCCGTCGCGGTGGTGATGGCCACCGTTTCGGCGGCTGCCGGGGTCGACAAGGGCATCCGGCGACTGTCGCAGCTCAACGTGCTCCTCGCCGTACTGCTGATGCTTTACATCCTGATCGTCGGCGAGCCGTTCCGGCTGCTCAACGCGTTGGTACAGAACGTCGGCGACTACCTCAGCGGATTTCCGTCGATGACACTGAACACCTTCGCCTACGATCAGCCGACCGAATGGCTCGACGCGTGGACGTTGTTCTTCTGGGCCTGGTGGATCGCCTGGGCGCCGTTCGTGGGCCTGTTCCTCGCCCGGATCTCGCGTGGCCGCACACTGCGCCAGTTCGTCGCCGCGACCCTGATCATTCCGTTCCTCTTCACCGGCCTCTTCCTGGCCGTCTTCGGCAACAGCGCACTGTTCGTGGTGCGCGACGGCAACTCGGCCTTCGGCGAGACCGCGCTCAACTCCCCCGAGCAGGCGTTCTACGGATTGCTGGACCAATATCCCGGGGCGATGTTCAGCGCCGGACTCGCGACCTTCGTCGGACTGCTCCTCTACGTGACCTCCGCCGACTCCGGAGCCCTCGTCATGGGCAACCTGAGCTCGCACCTCCCGACACCGGTGACCGACGCCCGCACCTGGCTCCGCGTCTTCTGGGCGGTGACCACAGGCATGCTCACCCTCGCCATGCTCCTGGTGGGCGGGGTGCAGGCTCTTACCGATGCCACGATCATCATGGGGTTGCCCTTCTCGTTCGTCATGTTCCTGATCATGGCTGGGCTCTACCTCGCGCTGCGCTCCGAACGGATGCGCGAGGAGGCGCTTATCACCACCCTGCCGGGGTCCCTCTCCGGGCGGACAACGCAACAGGGTCCTTCGGGGGCCCGGAACTGGCGGCATCGGCTGTCGCGTGCGATGTCGTTTCCGGGCAGGCGGGCCGCCGCCAGGTTCGTGGAGGACGTCTGCCGGCCGGCGTTCCAGGAAGTCGCCAAGGAACTGCGTGAGCAGGGAGCGGAGGCGGAAATCCTCTCCGGCACCGACGAGGAGAACGGCCTCCCGCATGTCGGCCTTGCCGTACCGATCGGTCCGAAGGACCAGTTCGTCTACCGGGTCTGGCCCGTCGAACGGCCGACCCCCGGCTTCGCCACCCGGTCGGTCAGCACCCACGACAGCTATGTGCGCTTCGAGGTCCAACTGGCCGAGGGTAACCAGGGGTACGACGTCATGGGCTACACCAGGGAGCAGCTGATCGGCGACACTCTCGACCAGTACGAGAGGCATCTGGAGTTCCTGCGGCTGCACCACGAGGCGACGGTGGGGTCGGCTTTCCCCGACCACCGACCTGACGCCCCGGACGCGGACCAGCCGGAGTAG
- a CDS encoding thioredoxin domain-containing protein, which translates to MWFWAPWCPKCKAQATETAKVAADHPGEANVVGVAGLGRNEAMEVFIAGTVTGGFPQLSDEKGELGK; encoded by the coding sequence CTGTGGTTCTGGGCGCCTTGGTGCCCCAAGTGCAAGGCCCAGGCCACGGAGACCGCGAAGGTCGCCGCCGATCACCCGGGCGAGGCCAACGTCGTCGGCGTGGCGGGTCTGGGCCGGAACGAGGCCATGGAAGTCTTCATCGCCGGGACGGTGACCGGCGGATTCCCGCAGCTTTCCGACGAGAAGGGCGAGCTCGGGAAGTAG